In Haliaeetus albicilla chromosome 31, bHalAlb1.1, whole genome shotgun sequence, the genomic window ttcagagctgctttccatGGCACCACTTGTCTCAGTCTCCTGAGTATGTCAAAGTCTTCTCCTCTGGAGTCTCaggtctgtgctctgctgctggccttACTCACTGCATTttggcatctgctcccccactaATTCATTGCCATGGCAGCCAAGACTGACACTGAATATCATCACATCCTTAACCTGCTGTTCCTTGTTGGCCAGGATCAGGTCGAGGTGAGAATCACCCTTGGTGGCCCACCTGGCAGCTGTCTGAAGAAGTTGTCCCAATAGccttcaggctgttggcaccctgctgctttgccttgcCAGGGAATGCCAGGGCACTTAAGTTCACCACAGGAACCTGCTCATGAACCTGGAGACTTCCTGGGGTTGCTgacaaaagaccttttctgtttcctttccctGAGCAAGCACTTTTTGTAACTGCAAACACAAGGTCACTcttgctgactcctgctctgatcctaaatgacaaaagctaGTCCAACCTGTTGTCTGTCACAGAGAGGACCTCCACAAATCCAAGCTTCCCTTTTATACATGGGGCCATAGTCCtcatcctccctgctgctccctgggcagagcctgtatcCCACcattgcagcaccacagctcagcaacTTGTCCCACTACATCTCAGTCCAAAAACTTCACAGTTCTGTGACAAGCCATGGGtgtccagctcctcctggccaTGCACGTTTGGGTCACAGCACATCAGTTGTGGCAGCGTAATGGAGCACAGACTTCTCTGAAGGAAACCTGAATACTGGTCCTGACCAGAAGACTATTGAACATACAGTTCTTAGGGCTCCGCTGTGCTGCACGTACAGCACGGCCATCAAACCTGTTCTCTGCTGCACAGATCCCTTGGCCACAGGACAACCTCAGCAGCATGTTGTCACACAAGACCTGCAGGCAGTTCCCACTCTGTACTGGTCATTACGTCTCCTGCGTGGCCTTGACTGTATAGAACCGTGCAGCAAGATGTTATCATGAAAACATCATTTCTGTTTGACTATTGAGACGATGAGTAGAGTTGTTCCTTGTAAGAAAATCCTAGTAGCTTGGATGACCAAAACAGGAGACTGTCTTCTATGGATGGGGTCTGCACGCTTTGCTGCATTTGGGCTGAAGGCCCGTTCAATGCTACACCACCTGGGGTTCCCACCATCTAAAGGGACCGAAGATAATCTGCATGATTCTCTCCTTACAGTGTTAACGATGatgaacataattttaaaaggtagcTCACAGTGTCCGAATCCCTTTCTTACTGGGGTAATAACAGACGAGCacctcctggggaaaaaaacactctCAGCACCCTTGGATGCAGCCCTTGTGGCTCCTATGGAGTGGTAAGGGTGTAGTTTGCTTGAGTAACCCCAGGCTTGATCCCCATCCACTGCTGGTTGTTCTCCTCCAGAGTCCTGCCTCACACCTCAATGGCCTGGGAGACCTGGCAGGTGGTAACCGAGGCTGTGATGTAGAGTATCTCAGATCTATCTACACCGAATCTTACTCAATTCACCAGTGGTCCTACCTTatgtcttttcttctgtaacagTTCCTGAAGTACCAAAAGTTCATCTTGGTGCCCTTCAGTTCTTTTCTGAGTTTCTACTGACTTTTGATATGGACCattgctgtgcttggaggatgTTGTTCTTGAAGACAAGATGTATCCAGGAACACTCTGAAAATTCTTGGTCTTTCTGTTGATTGTATCATCAAGGGAGTGAGTAAAAACCCCTGTGCAACTTTGCTTCATGTTCATGCAATGCCTGCAGCTCTTGGGTATCGAGAGACCAGACCTTGCCTCTCTGATGGCATCTGATGACTGATGGCTCTGACTGGTGGCATCAGTCAAGGGCACACAGGCACCAAATCGCACTCTCTGTGATGCCGTCTGGAGTGTCTGTGATGTACCACCCTGAGTGGGAAttgctttcctgtaggtcctgTGAGGTCCATGCCAGCCTTGGCATCTCGTATAGCTCTGTGGCCCTGGATTTGGACATTAAATAGAGTACCTGTCCTGAATTGTGTTAGGCAATGTGGAGATGAACATGGGACACATGCCATTATATCCAGTGGAGGTAGAGTAAATCCAGCTGATGGAAAATAAGAGAGAGACCCAGGTCTCACTATGGTACATGACTGCAGTCTTTCATATGAATACCTGTATCAACTGCTATGAAGATAAGGagtaggaaaaggttcttttggCCTTTATTTGGGCATAAGCTGTCATGTCACTTGGCCAAAGGAATTTCCCACCAGGCTCATACATGATTCCCGAGATGTTGCCCTGCCTCTGTGAACTTCTCCATTACAGTTTGCAGTTACCTACATGTATCTTGGACCACCTCGGGCAACTCAAATGTCACCAGGAAATTGCGTCTGAACACCTGACTCCTGCCTTCCATCTCCATTAACTCAGATGGGACCTGAGAGAAGGAGCTCATATGCAGGTGCCTATTTTGTGCCCACCTGAAGACAGGCAAGAGGAATCCCACCtcctgtggctttgtggtgtgCACGGGAGGGAGCTGAGTATCCTTCAAATGCCATAAATAGAAACACAGATGAAATGCCACCATTGACCCATGGATCCCTTCCCTCAGCGGGTGtaaaggagatccctgcctTTCACTGTCTGAGTATCCTGTctaaaaaataacatgaaaaaagtGGTACATTAGAAGTAATTCTGAGAGAAGGATtatatttctggaaagaaaaaaaaagtcacatgtAGATGTAACTTTTTCTATGAGtggaaaatttcatttcatgaaaGAACTGGCTCTCCCCAGCTGAGGGTAGAAACAACAGTGATTGcctcagcctgtttcccagcaggttcccctggagccccagggacacctggagggagcccagagggggcagagaaagggctgccttgggctggtcctctgctgctgagctgggctgggctcctgggctggagggagctcatggcaagcaggcagcactgcagagagacagctctgcccaggagcagctcctctgcaaagctcagcagggctgagggcactgcctgcaggcaccgagggcagaggagggaagggagagggaggctgaaggcagtgtggggtgggaggagagaggagagatgacctggagaaaaatcttgacAGCCCTTCACAGGGTAAGTCTCTGGCAGCAgggcaatgcagctgtggttcctGGAATGACCTCCTAAAGCCGGCACATCCCAGAGCCTATGGGATCTGTCAGGAGGACTCTCACAGTTTCTgcagtgcagagaaaaaggccgtgctttggagcacagcttccctgctgcaccctcagagggacagggcatgtcagctgccttcacctggggatggctgcagagtgtgaaggtgggtgtgcagccaggggtgcccagggctgtccttctgagcagggtccctgcaccatggggggctgtgtgctggggcagggactctgccaCCGGTCAGGGTAAGTactcagcctgcctggggaactgtaacagcagagtggggagaagctgtgggtggaagAAGCATctcacagcagggcagggtcctGTTAAGTTAAGGAGCTTTCCtgagtctgtgttttctgtttcttagttTGGGGCCATTTGGGTTGAGAAATGCAGAAGGATTTGTCATGCTTGAACAAGTCCCTGAGACTCCTGAGCTGTAACTTGGAGTGATCAGTAAGTCTGAGAGGAGCCTCCTGAagtagagcacagggactgagaacaactgcctggctgtgctggtgtcTGGGAGGTGGCATGCACAGCTGGGTGAGGGTAACTCTATCCTGAGACTTCAGCTGCCTCTCCGAGCCAGTTgatctctgctctttttcttggTTCTCCACCTGTCTGTGTTACTGCcattttcttgctgctgctgtctgtttctctggggtgggagtttcagctgcagagtcacacaCTGATCTTGTGGGTCCTGCCATGCAGCTGAGTCCATGGGAACAAGTGTCCCAACTTTCCTGTAATGTGAGGGGTTATGCTCAATggtgtctgtggggctggggaatgAGCTGATTCTCCCTTACAGAGATGCCATCACATCAGGTCACTTGGCTATCACCTCCGAGTGTCCTTCCAAGCTGTTAGCTGCCCTGCAGGATGCAAACCTGTCTCATAGCAGCTTTCTGTGATCTGAAAGCCCcatggagaagcacagagatGCTAGGATTGAGGAAATGCTCTTGGGTTGGTGAAATGAGCCCGGTGTGTCCTTGGCTAGAAGCAGAGTGCTGAGACTTTGAGACAAGGTGAGACATTTGGTGCTCTGCAGTGGGTGTCTCTACCCTCAGCAGTGCCTGGTGGCTTTTCGGTGTAAAACATGAAAGCGTGTTCACCCTCCATCTCAGAAAGGTGCAAGCACAGTGCAAGTGGGAACTagacagaaggacagagcaGCTCCCCCTCTCTCTGCACTAAGCCACAGGCAATCCTCTTGACTTGCCTGGCTCACGCTGTTCTCCCAGagtgcagcagaaatgctgaaggTTCCCGAGATCTAAGAAAGCTCCCCAGGGGTGATGTGGGCAGCTGTAAAAAACCCTAGAACTCTTAAACTGCTTTTACCCTGCTGGTTCCTTAGCACTGggagtgcagatgctgacaaACCCTTCTGCGTTAGGAGCGGTTTCAGCTGACAAAGTCACACACCAGACTGGCCCCTGCCCGCACCGATCCCATGAACCCACTGCtacagagcagggctggctttTCAagagcccatgggcagaggccCTGCTCTTCATTAcaagctcagccagcaccaagctGGGGTCCAGCCACAGACCTGAAGGAAGGTCTCCTAGAAAACGAaaagtgtctgtgtgtgtgagagtggGAGGGTCTATGGGAAATGGCTTTGATATTGCTCAGAGAATAATGCCCTGACTCttcactctcttttttctcctttgacaGCGCCTCAttcccagaggaagaaaaatgtccaacagcagctccatcacccagttcctcctcctggcatttgccaACAcacgggagctgcagctcttgcacttctggctcttcctgggcatctacctggctgccctcctgggaaaTGGCCTCATCATCACCACCATAGCCTgtgaccaccacctccacagacccatgtacttcttcctcctcaacctctctGTTCTTGACCttggctccatctccaccactgtccccaaatCCATTGCCAATTCCCTCTGGGACACCGGGGCCATCTCCTACCCAGCATGTGCTACCCAGGCATTTCTGTTAGTCTTTTTGATGTCAGCAGAGTGTTTTCTTCTGactgtcatggcctatgaccgctacgttgccatctgcaaacccctgcactacgggaccctcctgggcagcagagcttgtgtccacatggcagcagctgcctggggcagtgggttcctcaatgctgtgctgcacactgccaatacattttcactacccctctgccaaggcaatgctgtggaccagttcttctgtgaaatcccccagatcctcaagctctcctgctcagatgcctacctcagggaagttggggTACTTGTGGTTAGTGTCTGTTTAGGCTttggctgttttgttttcattgtgctgtcctatgggcagatcttcagggctgtgctgaggatcccctctgaaCAGGGAcggcacaaagccttttccacgtgCCTCCCTCACTTGGCCGTGGTCTCCCTGTTTATCAGCACTGCCATatttgcctacctgaagcccccctccatctcctccccacgCCAGGACCTGGTGGTGGCAGTGCTCtactcagtggtgcctccagcactgaaccccctcatctacagcatgagaaacCATGAGATCAAGGATGCCCTGATAAAACTAATGACTGgatgcttttcagaagcaataaaCTGCCTCTTGTCTTCTGCATAGTACTCATATCTCATTACAGACCCAACCTGTCTTTTTCTGGTCTTTTTATGGTGATTTTGGGTGTGGTTTTACACCTTCTATTTCCCTTTGGTTTACTtatctgaatgctttccacaaagaaatgtctttattcctCTGGTTTCTAATTCACAATCTATCCTGCTTTTGTGTGACCTGGAGGCTGTGCAATTGAGGAGCCATAACCTCtgtgtgtttaaacaaaataaagggccctgcagtgtcttctttttctgagatccttcctccaagaccttctctgcagctgccgggagcagtgcctgtgtgcagaggggaagaagaaaagagtcctggcacagcagcaccgCCAGGTAGCATCAGCACTTGGtctttcctgagctgctctcttcccacttccatgctttccttctgaaccctTCGATTGGTGGAAGGCCTGAGTGCTCTTCAAGCTTGGTTAgagtcctgctgtgtggcaggcCTGTGACcgcaggcaaggacaggcaaTGGGCACTTGTGTGAAAGAGCTGGCCTCCAGagcagcatttccatcataCAAGGGGATCTCCTCAGGCCTTGTGCCACAGatgccccccagcccaggggctcagccctctccacccccgaggagctgctgtgcccttcagagggtctggggctgtggggtgaatgcccagagctctgccgcaccctgtggtgggcactgctgtggggccaTGCCAGACTGGGTTGCACTGGGAAGAGGGCAGCAAGGGCGGAGGGAGGTGAAGGGAAGTGGGGAGTTTAGGGGGAGCTGTGGTGGGCTGGAAAGtgcccaggagagaaaaatatcagtgtAGAGTTTGCAGTGTGTGGCCACGCAGGGTGAGGACTCACACCGGGGTTTTGTCGTTCAGAGCCAGGGCTTGTGGAAATCATGAAAGACATGCAGGTGTAGGGGAGAGGAGGAGTCTGGTCTGTGCCTTTGGTGTGGACAGACTGCGAAGGTGGCTCAGGGCCTTTGTCACCCCCAGCATCTCTCATTGACCATTTCCAGCACTTGTTGGTCGCCCCAGGTTTTACAGGTGAGTTTTGCTGTGAGGCCACCTCCACCTTCCTGCTGGGCCAATGGCTGGTTCTGGGGGAacggacagccctgcccagcctcgCTCCTTCCCCAGACACTGGcagaccctggagcagagctgtctgcaaaaCCCCATGTAGGAcagggctgcagcaaggcatgggtcgggtgctggggaagctgcaaaAGTAGGAGCGTCATGGGGGAACTGTGATCTGAAGGCCATCTTTGGGATCACAATGGGGGGAAGGTCCCCACCCCTGATTCTCCCCTTTCCCATGCTGTTCCTGCACAGTGGGGCTGTGGGACCGTGTatgggcagtggggctgggccagCACAGGGACAGGGCACTGACAGGGTCCAtgaagcagctgccaggaggtgcCATCATGGACACTTGTTCTAAGAATTGTATACCAGAGGCTAATTACTGACAACTCATAgctatttttgtcatgtaaaaaaaaaaattaaaaagctttagTTTATCATCGAGAATACGAAGGAGTTCCCTTGCAGCACTGTCCTGTTACTGTTATTACTGATAGTTCCACTAATTCCAAAACATCCTTGAGATCTTCCATATTTTTCCTTGGCTCCAAACctcaggctgctcagacatgaaAAGTACTACCTCAAAACTCTGCAAACCAAATCTATCCCACTTTCTCTCATCCACATTATTATACCCCAGGGCACTTCTCCCCATCATGTCAGCACACTGCCTGGTCTCTTCTTTATCTGGGTGAAGTCAGGGTACTCCCTCATAAAGCCTTCCCTACAGGAGTCTTCTCTACCTGCTGATGCCACTTGTATCGCCTCACGCTATGTACAGCTTCATCTTCCTTCAGCAGAGCTCCATGGGATGGACAGTTTTCCTGCTCCTTTCATGAGAAAAGGTGACAAACAGGAGACACTCCTTGCCAGGAAGCCAGAGCCTTGGGTGTTGCTCAGCTGCTTCTTACTGGCACTTCACTCAGACTCTGTTGTGGTGGCTTTGGTGCTTTTCTGTGGCTACTCTTTCCGCAGAGATCTTAAAAAGACAATGATTTCATTGTGGTGATAAAGGCCCTGTTGTAGACAGCAACGTTTGCCATGAGCTCTGGAGAGAGCCAGGAGGATAGCTACTAAGCACTAGGAATATGCAGGAATCTCAAGGCCTCTTCTGAAGTTCGAGTGGCTCTGAGCAGCAGTGATTGGCCTTGTGTAGGGCTCAGAGGGAGAGTCGAGGGATGTCAGTGAGAAACAAGGAGGTGACTGATGACTTTAGCAAATCCTGAATCCCTCTCTGAGgccagaaatggaaagcagtggatgtctgtggatggggaagaggaggaggtgtgtcCTGGGAAGATGTCAGGAAGGAAGACCCCTCTTCTGCAAGTCAGGgatgaaagagatttttctatGATATGTGCATGCCTAGGAGATGGAGAAGGCCCACTGCTGAGGGTGGCTATCATGCCAAATGAGCTGAccttgctcttttcctgcttgACTTCCCATACTTGGAGGGACCTCAGAAAACATCTATGAGTGTGAAGGATGCACAGACCTCCTGGGGTGAAGGTTCATCACTGCAGGGCAAGAGGGTTGTGAGACACGTGGTCGTGCAGGGAGAGAGCTGTCCATGTAAGAATTCAAGCAAGCCTGTGGCTAGAGGAGCACATCTTAGGTGCTAGAGGAACATAAACAAGGCTTTGAAAGAAGCCAGATGGGTTGCAGGGAACTCAGGGACATTGCCTAAGCCTCAGAAAACTACAGCTTTATGTCTGAAGAAGAGTGAGGACAGAGAGTTTTCAGTAAACCTTGGGATATCATGGGCTCAGAGTGAGTTGGGGAAGCAGGGGGGAGAGttaaaatctgcagagaaatgaTCACTGACATAGGACAGTATGGGACAGGCTGTGGTGGGGAAAGCCAAGGGCTTTGGTAGGGCTGGGAGCCAGAACTGAGGTCCTTGTTCTCTTGGCTAGGGCTGTTGTCTTGTGGGCTGAGTGGTCTCCATGTACGTCAGCACTGGCATGATTGCCCAtctgaagcccccctccatctc contains:
- the LOC138683176 gene encoding olfactory receptor 14A16-like isoform X2, translated to MSNSSSITQFLLLAFANTRELQLLHFWLFLGIYLAALLGNGLIITTIACDHHLHRPMYFFLLNLSVLDLGSISTTVPKSIANSLWDTGAISYPACATQAFLLVFLMSAECFLLTVMAYDRYVAICKPLHYGTLLGSRACVHMAAAAWGSGFLNAVLHTANTFSLPLCQGNAVDQFFCEIPQILKLSCSDAYLREVGVLVVSVCLGFGCFVFIVLSYGQIFRAVLRIPSEQGRHKAFSTCLPHLAVVSLFISTAIFAYLKPPSISSPRQDLVVAVLYSVVPPALNPLIYSMRNHEIKDLNGALRKVISWAFFNTGKLPVFFHK
- the LOC138683176 gene encoding olfactory receptor 14A16-like isoform X1 yields the protein MSNSSSITQFLLLAFANTRELQLLHFWLFLGIYLAALLGNGLIITTIACDHHLHRPMYFFLLNLSVLDLGSISTTVPKSIANSLWDTGAISYPACATQAFLLVFLMSAECFLLTVMAYDRYVAICKPLHYGTLLGSRACVHMAAAAWGSGFLNAVLHTANTFSLPLCQGNAVDQFFCEIPQILKLSCSDAYLREVGVLVVSVCLGFGCFVFIVLSYGQIFRAVLRIPSEQGRHKAFSTCLPHLAVVSLFISTAIFAYLKPPSISSPRQDLVVAVLYSVVPPALNPLIYSMRNHEIKDALIKLMTGCFSEAINCLLSSA